The Actinopolyspora erythraea genome has a segment encoding these proteins:
- a CDS encoding PhzF family phenazine biosynthesis protein, whose amino-acid sequence MRSYLVDSFTDTPMSGNPAGVVLLDEPADATWMQAVAAEFNQSETAFVVTGVDENSAKPLRWFSPTTEVDLCGHATLATAHVLAGSQRFDTRSGELRCEVTADGTVEMDFPLRSNEPAEDVSVTAALGDVSPERVIAVARSGTDLLVQLDDAGLVRELRPDLSEVPRIAERGVIVTAASDRPDRDFVSRFFAPAVGVPEDPVTGSAHCSLAPWWAERLGRAELVGEQVSSRGGTVRARLEGQRVALGGRAVTVLEGTLTA is encoded by the coding sequence ATGCGCAGTTACCTCGTGGACTCCTTCACCGACACCCCGATGAGCGGCAACCCGGCCGGGGTGGTCCTGCTCGACGAACCGGCCGATGCGACCTGGATGCAGGCGGTGGCGGCCGAGTTCAACCAGAGCGAGACCGCCTTCGTGGTCACCGGGGTCGACGAGAACTCCGCCAAACCGCTGCGCTGGTTCAGCCCCACCACCGAAGTGGACCTGTGCGGGCACGCCACGCTGGCCACCGCGCACGTGCTGGCCGGTTCACAGCGGTTCGACACCCGCAGCGGCGAGCTGCGCTGCGAAGTGACCGCCGACGGCACGGTGGAGATGGACTTTCCGCTGCGGTCGAACGAACCCGCCGAGGACGTCTCCGTCACAGCCGCGCTCGGTGACGTCTCCCCGGAGCGGGTGATCGCCGTGGCCCGCAGCGGCACCGATCTGCTCGTTCAGCTCGACGACGCCGGACTGGTGCGCGAGCTGCGGCCCGACCTCTCGGAAGTGCCGCGCATCGCCGAACGCGGGGTGATCGTCACCGCCGCGAGCGATCGGCCGGACCGGGACTTCGTCAGCAGGTTCTTCGCCCCCGCCGTGGGGGTGCCCGAGGACCCGGTCACCGGTTCGGCGCACTGCTCGCTGGCCCCGTGGTGGGCGGAGCGGCTGGGACGTGCGGAGCTGGTGGGTGAGCAGGTCTCCTCGCGCGGCGGAACGGTGCGGGCCCGGCTGGAAGGACAGCGGGTGGCGCTGGGAGGCCGGGCGGTCACGGTGCTGGAGGGGACGCTGACCGCGTGA
- a CDS encoding DUF397 domain-containing protein: MSAYSSQETNCVEVGHTSNGAAVRDTKDRSADYFTTTGQQWAAFIDAVKDERFE, encoded by the coding sequence GTGTCCGCCTACAGCAGCCAGGAAACCAACTGCGTCGAGGTCGGCCACACCTCGAACGGCGCCGCCGTCCGCGACACCAAGGACCGCTCGGCCGACTACTTCACCACCACCGGCCAGCAGTGGGCCGCGTTCATCGACGCGGTGAAGGACGAGCGGTTCGAGTAA
- a CDS encoding helix-turn-helix domain-containing protein → MADELADKTIGERIQILRERQGKSRPVLAGLVGRSGEWLKAVEKGRLHPPRWEKLVQLADALGVQNLAELTGDKPPVGATGRATHEAVPAMREAIEETMLSVSAERVPDSATLHQRTADAWHLWHTSPTPRASVGTVLPRILREARHATRVLGGDQRRQAHMALSAAYALSEQVLAWVADSALLWLAADRCMSAAEQADDPETLAGAAWVLGNVWRSTGREEDALRLVTDAAELLAPHLNTSGDGTRALWGSCRLHAAITAARLGREGDALRHLDQANDMADRLPDDYAHPWTLFGRANTDVTGVSVQVDLRKSGQAIDVAEQIDPDQVPSVDRRARLWLETARAYHQRREHTATLYVLQRAINVSEESMRCHPLSRGIAGELVTLGGRMVQPEARGLAHRLGLTV, encoded by the coding sequence GTGGCCGATGAGCTCGCAGACAAAACGATCGGGGAACGGATTCAGATCCTCCGGGAGCGGCAAGGCAAGTCGCGCCCGGTGTTGGCTGGCTTGGTCGGGCGTTCCGGGGAGTGGCTGAAAGCCGTCGAAAAGGGGCGGCTACATCCGCCACGCTGGGAAAAACTCGTGCAGCTGGCTGACGCGCTCGGCGTGCAGAATCTCGCCGAGTTGACCGGCGACAAGCCACCGGTGGGGGCGACCGGCCGGGCAACGCACGAAGCCGTGCCCGCGATGCGTGAAGCCATCGAAGAGACCATGCTCAGCGTTTCGGCGGAACGGGTGCCGGATTCGGCGACGCTGCACCAACGAACGGCGGACGCCTGGCACCTGTGGCACACCTCCCCAACTCCGCGAGCTTCGGTCGGTACGGTGTTGCCGCGGATCCTCCGGGAGGCTCGTCATGCCACACGAGTACTCGGCGGTGACCAGCGCAGGCAGGCACACATGGCGCTGTCGGCGGCTTATGCGCTCTCCGAGCAGGTTCTCGCGTGGGTGGCTGATTCAGCGTTGTTGTGGCTGGCAGCGGATCGGTGCATGTCCGCGGCCGAGCAGGCCGACGATCCCGAAACGTTGGCCGGTGCCGCGTGGGTGCTGGGCAACGTGTGGCGTTCGACCGGCCGTGAAGAGGACGCGCTACGGCTGGTCACCGATGCGGCCGAGTTGCTCGCCCCGCACCTGAACACGTCCGGCGACGGTACGCGAGCACTGTGGGGCTCATGCCGGTTGCACGCCGCGATCACCGCGGCCCGGCTCGGTCGTGAAGGCGACGCGCTGCGCCATCTCGACCAAGCAAACGACATGGCCGACCGGCTTCCGGACGACTATGCGCACCCGTGGACGCTGTTCGGCCGCGCCAATACGGACGTGACCGGGGTATCGGTGCAGGTCGACCTGCGTAAGTCGGGCCAAGCCATCGATGTGGCCGAGCAGATCGATCCGGACCAAGTGCCCTCGGTCGATCGGCGCGCACGGCTGTGGTTGGAAACGGCACGGGCCTACCATCAGCGCAGGGAGCACACGGCGACCTTGTACGTGTTGCAGCGCGCCATCAACGTCAGTGAAGAGTCAATGCGCTGCCATCCGTTGTCACGCGGCATCGCGGGCGAGTTGGTCACGTTGGGCGGGCGCATGGTGCAACCGGAAGCGCGGGGGTTGGCACACCGGCTCGGACTGACCGTCTAA
- a CDS encoding ParB family protein — protein MKTDPPIGTFAVVPIVVFVLGLALGTWTWVLWIMGAFVVAAVVVETVRMKVTMSRRKMAPYVSEDIIERAKAAVAALGGDVAHTSSMSDLVEHALRREVERLERDHNDGEEFPRVAGQLRTGPSTSKGR, from the coding sequence ATGAAGACCGACCCGCCTATCGGAACCTTCGCGGTGGTTCCCATCGTGGTGTTCGTGCTCGGCCTGGCACTGGGCACATGGACCTGGGTGCTGTGGATCATGGGCGCGTTCGTCGTGGCTGCCGTAGTAGTCGAAACAGTCCGGATGAAGGTGACGATGAGCCGCCGCAAGATGGCCCCCTATGTGTCGGAAGACATCATCGAACGCGCCAAGGCCGCGGTGGCCGCCCTCGGCGGCGACGTGGCCCACACCTCCAGCATGTCCGACCTCGTGGAGCACGCACTCCGGCGCGAGGTCGAACGCCTGGAACGCGACCACAACGACGGCGAGGAGTTCCCCCGAGTGGCCGGGCAGCTCCGCACCGGCCCCTCCACCAGCAAGGGACGCTGA
- a CDS encoding AMP-binding protein — translation MVHTEHAEPAAPPARPSYSSGTSDVPLIGETIGTNLLRTAERFPERDALVEFATGRRWTYREFVADVDALAVGLLESGLEKGDRIGVWAPNRAEWTLVQYAAARIGAILVNINPSYRVHELEYVLNQSGTRMLVAARRFKSSDYVDMVERVRPGCSSLERVVFLDGPEWAELSRHRVDPARLRRVAEGLSADDPINIQYTSGTTGFPKGATLSHHNILNNGFFVGELCGYTERDRVAIVPPFYHCFGMVMGNLACTSHGAAMVIPSEGFDASAALAAVQAESCTSLYGVPTMFIAELDLPDFANYELSSLRTGIMAGSPCPVEVMKQVIERMGMSEVAICYGMTETSPVSVQTRADDSLERRVSTVGRVGPHLEIKIVDPETGLTVPCGESGELCTRGYSVMLGYWNEPDRTAEVIDSARWMHTGDLAVMDEYGYVSVTGRIKDMIIRGGENIYPREVEEFLYTHPDILDAQVIGVPDERYGEELMAWVRLREGAEELTAEALREFCAGELAHYKIPRYARVVDEFPMTVTGKVRKVEMRERAKEMLGIG, via the coding sequence CTGGTGCACACCGAACACGCGGAGCCCGCCGCCCCGCCCGCTCGCCCCAGTTACTCCTCGGGAACCTCCGACGTCCCTCTCATCGGCGAGACCATAGGTACCAACCTGCTGCGCACGGCCGAGCGGTTCCCGGAGCGCGACGCGCTGGTCGAGTTCGCCACCGGGCGCCGCTGGACCTACCGCGAGTTCGTCGCGGACGTGGACGCGCTCGCCGTCGGCCTGCTGGAGAGCGGGTTGGAGAAGGGCGACCGGATCGGAGTCTGGGCCCCCAACCGTGCCGAGTGGACCCTGGTGCAGTACGCCGCCGCGCGGATCGGGGCGATCCTGGTCAACATCAACCCGTCCTATCGGGTGCACGAGCTGGAGTACGTGCTCAACCAGTCGGGTACCCGAATGCTGGTCGCCGCGCGGCGGTTCAAATCCTCCGACTACGTGGACATGGTCGAGCGGGTCCGCCCCGGCTGTTCCTCCCTCGAACGGGTCGTCTTCCTCGACGGTCCGGAGTGGGCGGAGCTGTCGCGGCATCGGGTCGATCCCGCTCGGCTGCGTCGCGTGGCGGAAGGCCTCTCCGCCGACGACCCGATCAACATCCAGTACACCTCGGGTACCACCGGCTTTCCCAAGGGCGCGACGTTGTCGCACCACAACATCCTCAACAACGGTTTCTTCGTCGGTGAGCTGTGCGGCTACACCGAGCGGGACCGGGTGGCGATCGTCCCGCCGTTCTACCACTGCTTCGGCATGGTCATGGGCAACCTGGCCTGCACCAGCCACGGTGCCGCCATGGTGATCCCCTCCGAGGGGTTCGACGCCTCGGCCGCGCTCGCGGCGGTGCAGGCCGAGAGCTGCACCTCCTTGTACGGCGTGCCGACCATGTTCATCGCCGAGCTGGATCTGCCCGACTTCGCGAACTACGAGCTCTCCTCGCTGCGCACCGGCATCATGGCCGGATCGCCCTGCCCGGTGGAGGTGATGAAGCAGGTCATCGAGCGGATGGGGATGAGCGAGGTGGCCATCTGCTACGGGATGACCGAGACCTCGCCGGTCTCGGTGCAGACCAGGGCCGACGATTCGCTGGAGCGGCGAGTCTCCACCGTGGGCAGGGTGGGGCCGCACCTGGAGATCAAGATCGTGGACCCGGAGACCGGCCTGACCGTGCCGTGCGGCGAGTCGGGGGAGTTGTGCACTCGCGGTTACTCGGTGATGCTCGGCTACTGGAACGAGCCGGACCGGACCGCCGAGGTGATCGACTCCGCCCGCTGGATGCACACCGGCGACCTGGCCGTGATGGACGAGTACGGCTACGTCAGCGTCACCGGACGCATCAAGGACATGATCATCCGGGGCGGTGAGAACATCTACCCCCGCGAGGTGGAGGAGTTCCTGTACACGCATCCGGACATCCTGGACGCGCAGGTGATCGGCGTCCCCGACGAGCGCTACGGCGAGGAGCTGATGGCCTGGGTACGGCTGCGGGAGGGTGCCGAGGAGCTCACCGCCGAGGCGTTGCGGGAGTTCTGCGCGGGCGAGTTGGCGCACTACAAGATTCCGCGTTACGCGCGGGTGGTGGACGAGTTCCCGATGACGGTGACCGGCAAGGTGCGCAAGGTCGAGATGCGGGAGCGGGCGAAGGAGATGCTCGGGATCGGCTGA
- a CDS encoding DUF6247 family protein, whose amino-acid sequence MPDQVPDRTHWKIQGNVTRDAQLFRAVLEGEDRAEFEREFRQALTRVSEDFDTSHIDHVLNRWWGSAVDAAQPITDDERDAIDRAERGDLSRVWQHDTDGTSWRRDENGVLWRRDEHGVHRETETGLRADN is encoded by the coding sequence GTGCCGGACCAGGTACCCGACCGGACACACTGGAAGATCCAGGGCAACGTCACCCGCGACGCCCAGCTCTTCCGCGCCGTCCTCGAAGGCGAGGACCGCGCGGAGTTCGAACGCGAGTTCCGACAAGCACTCACCAGAGTCAGCGAGGACTTCGACACCTCACACATCGACCACGTACTCAACCGCTGGTGGGGCTCTGCTGTGGACGCCGCTCAGCCGATCACCGACGACGAACGAGACGCCATCGACCGCGCCGAGCGCGGCGACCTCTCCAGAGTCTGGCAGCACGACACGGACGGTACGTCGTGGCGACGAGACGAGAACGGCGTTCTCTGGCGCAGGGACGAGCACGGAGTCCACCGGGAAACCGAGACGGGCCTGCGGGCGGACAACTGA
- a CDS encoding DUF6247 family protein codes for MPDQVPDRTHWKIQGNVTRDAQLFRAVLEGEDRAEFEREFRQALTKVSEDFDTSHIDDVLNRWWGHAGMTAQPITDDEQDAIERADRGDLSKFWTLDTDQTFWKRDENGDLWRGDENGTYRETESGLRTDD; via the coding sequence GTGCCGGACCAGGTACCCGACCGGACACACTGGAAGATCCAGGGCAACGTCACCCGCGACGCCCAGCTCTTCCGCGCCGTCCTCGAAGGCGAGGACCGCGCGGAGTTCGAACGCGAGTTCCGACAAGCACTCACCAAAGTCAGCGAGGACTTCGACACCTCCCACATCGACGACGTACTCAACCGCTGGTGGGGGCACGCCGGTATGACGGCGCAGCCGATCACCGACGACGAACAGGACGCCATCGAACGCGCCGATCGAGGCGATCTGTCCAAGTTCTGGACTCTGGACACCGACCAAACGTTCTGGAAGAGAGACGAGAACGGCGACCTCTGGCGCGGCGACGAAAACGGAACATACCGCGAAACGGAATCAGGATTGCGGACGGACGACTGA
- a CDS encoding R2-like ligand-binding oxidase has protein sequence MSDTASDRETVRRTDFHSLRAGGVNWDSLPLRLFDKGNARFWNPAEIDFSRDAADFRELTEQERHGVALLCAQFIAGEEAVTEDLQPFISAMGAEGRFADEIYLTQFAFEESKHTQGFRLWLDAVGLTEDLHSYVADNPGYRAIFYEALPESLNTLHHDPSPANQVRASVTYNHVVEGTLALTGYYAWNKICRERDILPGMRELIRRIGDDERRHMAWGTFTCRRHVAADERNWELVRERMDELLPHAVEQIQWRPEWAGDREPFGLDLDELSAYASDRAGRRLGAISAARGADVASIDVDAAPERLEEQFGAEDAAALERIGPGGASDS, from the coding sequence ATGAGCGACACCGCTTCGGACCGGGAAACGGTACGGCGCACCGACTTCCACTCGCTGCGGGCGGGTGGCGTCAACTGGGACTCGTTACCGCTGCGGCTGTTCGACAAGGGCAACGCGAGGTTCTGGAACCCGGCGGAGATCGACTTCAGCCGCGACGCCGCCGACTTCCGGGAGCTCACCGAGCAGGAGCGGCACGGGGTCGCCCTGCTGTGCGCCCAGTTCATCGCGGGCGAGGAAGCCGTGACCGAGGACCTGCAACCATTCATCTCGGCGATGGGCGCCGAGGGGCGGTTCGCCGACGAGATCTACCTGACGCAGTTCGCCTTCGAGGAGAGCAAGCACACGCAGGGCTTCCGGCTCTGGCTGGACGCGGTCGGACTGACCGAGGACCTGCACTCCTACGTGGCCGACAACCCCGGCTACCGCGCGATCTTCTACGAGGCGCTGCCGGAGTCGCTGAACACGCTGCACCACGACCCGAGCCCGGCCAACCAGGTGCGCGCCTCGGTCACCTACAACCACGTCGTGGAGGGAACACTGGCGCTGACCGGCTACTACGCGTGGAACAAGATCTGCCGGGAGCGCGACATCCTGCCCGGGATGCGCGAGCTGATCCGCCGGATCGGCGACGACGAGCGGCGCCACATGGCGTGGGGAACGTTCACCTGCCGCAGGCACGTGGCGGCGGACGAGCGCAACTGGGAGCTCGTGCGGGAGCGGATGGACGAACTGCTGCCCCACGCGGTGGAACAGATCCAGTGGCGGCCCGAGTGGGCGGGCGATCGGGAACCGTTCGGCCTCGACCTGGACGAACTCTCCGCCTACGCCTCGGACCGGGCGGGCAGGCGACTGGGGGCGATCTCTGCGGCCAGGGGTGCCGACGTGGCTAGCATAGACGTGGACGCGGCACCGGAACGGCTGGAGGAACAGTTCGGGGCCGAGGACGCGGCGGCGCTGGAGCGGATCGGCCCGGGCGGGGCGAGCGACTCGTAG
- a CDS encoding cold-shock protein: MPTGRVKWYDANKGFGFVTQDGGEDVYVRASALPSGVEALKTGQRVDFDMAQGRRGPQALRVQLLDPPPSVVEARRRPADELHGMVDDMIKLLEASVLPELNKGRYPDKKVAKRVGGVVRAVARELDPGGS, from the coding sequence GTGCCGACCGGCAGGGTCAAGTGGTACGACGCGAACAAGGGCTTCGGCTTCGTGACCCAGGACGGCGGGGAGGACGTGTACGTGCGGGCCTCCGCGCTGCCGTCCGGGGTCGAGGCGCTGAAAACGGGGCAACGGGTCGACTTCGACATGGCCCAGGGGCGTCGCGGCCCCCAGGCGCTCCGGGTGCAGCTGCTGGATCCGCCGCCCTCGGTGGTGGAAGCCCGTCGACGCCCTGCCGACGAGTTGCACGGCATGGTCGACGACATGATCAAGCTGCTCGAAGCCAGTGTGCTCCCCGAGCTCAACAAGGGGCGCTACCCGGACAAGAAGGTGGCCAAGCGGGTCGGCGGGGTCGTCCGTGCCGTGGCTCGCGAGCTCGATCCGGGCGGTTCCTGA
- a CDS encoding DUF2771 family protein, whose translation MRRGLTALLVLTALSLAGCAAPEKPSVTFYSHGESVRVSPVQYCERLARECQRPAPEAAGELPMPPEYPLQISVSEEIASTPWQVVFTYRGESGERLRGRSGVMGSEEARHAYTLRLPEDGARLERVEVQRYGTVSVNQTGQLQFVIGGTWVVGNSPQQDPRTS comes from the coding sequence GTGCGCCGAGGACTGACAGCACTGCTCGTGCTGACCGCGTTGTCGCTGGCGGGCTGCGCCGCACCGGAGAAACCGAGCGTGACCTTCTACTCACACGGCGAGTCCGTGCGCGTCTCGCCGGTGCAGTACTGCGAGCGGCTCGCCAGGGAGTGCCAGCGCCCTGCCCCGGAAGCCGCGGGCGAGCTGCCCATGCCCCCGGAGTATCCGCTGCAGATCTCGGTCTCCGAGGAGATCGCCTCCACGCCGTGGCAGGTCGTGTTCACCTACCGGGGCGAGTCCGGCGAACGGCTGCGGGGCCGCAGCGGCGTGATGGGCAGCGAGGAGGCGCGGCACGCCTACACCCTTCGGCTGCCCGAGGACGGGGCGCGGCTGGAGCGGGTGGAGGTGCAGCGGTACGGCACGGTGAGTGTCAACCAGACCGGGCAGCTGCAGTTCGTCATCGGCGGAACCTGGGTGGTGGGGAACTCACCCCAGCAGGACCCGCGGACGAGCTGA
- a CDS encoding glutaminyl-peptide cyclotransferase, translated as MPHLRADVIHVLPHDPSLFTQGLEIDAGTLYESTGKRGESVLRAMSLTTGEESARVHLPDRFFGEGITLTGDRIWQLTWTSGTAILRDRAELREIRRVDYEGEGWGLCSFSDELVMSDGSDELTFRDPESFAERGGVAVRLGGDPVTDLNELECVGDSVWANVWQTDLIVRIDPKTGRVTAVVDAGGLLSEQRAERAGVLNGIAATDEPGEFLLTGKNWPSMFRVRFVPVR; from the coding sequence GTGCCACACCTGCGCGCCGATGTGATCCACGTTCTGCCGCATGATCCGTCCTTGTTCACCCAGGGGCTGGAAATTGACGCGGGAACACTCTACGAAAGCACCGGTAAACGCGGTGAATCGGTTCTGCGCGCCATGAGCTTGACAACCGGCGAGGAGTCCGCCCGCGTCCACCTGCCCGACCGCTTCTTCGGGGAGGGAATCACCCTGACGGGCGACCGCATCTGGCAGCTGACCTGGACGTCCGGGACGGCGATACTGCGCGACCGCGCCGAGCTGCGTGAGATCCGCCGCGTCGACTACGAGGGCGAGGGCTGGGGACTGTGTTCCTTCTCCGACGAACTCGTGATGAGCGACGGCTCGGACGAGCTGACCTTCCGGGACCCGGAGTCCTTCGCCGAACGCGGCGGCGTGGCGGTGCGGCTCGGCGGTGATCCTGTGACCGATCTCAACGAGCTGGAGTGCGTCGGAGACTCGGTGTGGGCCAACGTCTGGCAGACCGACCTGATAGTGCGTATCGACCCGAAGACCGGGCGGGTGACGGCGGTGGTGGACGCCGGCGGGCTGCTCTCCGAGCAGCGGGCCGAGCGGGCGGGGGTGCTCAACGGCATCGCCGCCACTGACGAGCCGGGCGAGTTCCTGCTGACCGGCAAGAACTGGCCGAGCATGTTCCGGGTCCGCTTCGTGCCCGTGCGGTGA
- a CDS encoding DUF3027 domain-containing protein — protein sequence MPAPISDVETASAPSTAAGDERRPDPKLAGAVDTARSAAEDEAVTGTDPTGSPVLVMEADGEAVGEHVGVEYESDHAATHYFETTYRGYVGWRWAVTVATSGPEDPVTVSEVVLLPGPEALVAPDWVPWSERIRPGDLGAGDLLPSGQDDPRLTGDTLPGDDDPVAELAYEVGGGRERVLSRQGRLEAAERWESGEFGPDSETARLAPGSCGSCGFFLPLAGSMRAAFGVCANAVSPADGRVVHVEFGCGAHSEGEVDTSSTVPVAEVVYDDTSLDFESRDAG from the coding sequence ATGCCTGCTCCGATCAGCGACGTCGAGACGGCGTCAGCGCCAAGCACCGCTGCCGGGGACGAGCGGCGACCCGATCCGAAACTCGCCGGAGCGGTGGACACCGCGCGTTCCGCCGCCGAGGACGAGGCCGTAACCGGCACCGATCCCACCGGATCGCCGGTCCTCGTGATGGAGGCGGACGGCGAGGCGGTGGGGGAACACGTCGGTGTCGAGTACGAGTCCGACCACGCCGCCACGCACTACTTCGAGACGACGTATCGGGGGTACGTCGGTTGGCGCTGGGCGGTCACCGTGGCCACCTCCGGACCCGAGGACCCGGTGACGGTCAGCGAGGTGGTGCTGCTGCCCGGGCCGGAGGCACTCGTGGCTCCGGATTGGGTGCCGTGGAGCGAACGGATCCGCCCCGGAGACCTCGGGGCGGGGGACCTGCTGCCCAGTGGGCAGGACGATCCCAGGCTCACGGGGGACACGCTGCCGGGGGACGACGATCCGGTCGCCGAACTCGCCTACGAGGTGGGGGGTGGCCGGGAGCGGGTGCTCAGCAGGCAGGGACGCCTCGAAGCGGCCGAACGGTGGGAGAGCGGTGAGTTCGGTCCCGACTCCGAGACCGCTCGGCTCGCTCCCGGCTCGTGCGGCAGCTGCGGGTTCTTCCTGCCACTGGCCGGCTCCATGCGCGCGGCGTTCGGCGTGTGCGCCAACGCGGTCTCGCCCGCCGACGGGCGTGTCGTGCACGTCGAGTTCGGCTGCGGGGCGCACTCCGAGGGCGAGGTCGACACGTCCTCCACGGTCCCGGTGGCCGAGGTGGTCTACGACGACACCTCGCTCGACTTCGAGTCCCGCGACGCCGGATGA
- a CDS encoding cupin domain-containing protein, producing MQSLVSMSFADPTEVREFPHGRLELFDLHGSAVGRFVLEPGWHWSRDVAPLAGTETCQQRHVAYLVSGNLHVSMNDGSYGVVKSGEVIHIEPGHDAWTVGEETVTVLDFADVATYAVDSAALRAAR from the coding sequence ATGCAGTCACTGGTATCGATGTCGTTCGCGGATCCCACCGAGGTCCGCGAGTTCCCGCACGGCCGACTGGAACTGTTCGACCTGCACGGCTCCGCCGTCGGCAGGTTCGTGCTCGAACCCGGTTGGCACTGGTCGCGGGACGTCGCACCGCTGGCGGGCACCGAGACCTGCCAGCAGCGCCACGTGGCCTACCTCGTCAGCGGCAACCTGCACGTGTCCATGAACGACGGGTCCTACGGCGTGGTGAAGTCCGGTGAGGTGATCCACATCGAACCGGGTCACGACGCCTGGACCGTGGGCGAGGAGACCGTCACCGTGCTGGACTTCGCGGACGTGGCCACCTACGCGGTGGACTCGGCGGCCCTGCGCGCGGCGCGCTGA